A single window of Apodemus sylvaticus chromosome 4, mApoSyl1.1, whole genome shotgun sequence DNA harbors:
- the LOC127683606 gene encoding TD and POZ domain-containing protein 1-like: MSGEMEAKSWDSTQNSVQKLCYEWTISNFSTYMWGIQKEITSPVFSSEASEEVAWCLRVHTNGVDEESKGFLSVHLVLISQPGSLVWAKFQFWIINFQGEKFQSMKCTKAACFLPNKPLGFKKFLSRDFLLSLQHWLVPQDQLTLCCKVNIIGAFFSMPEQNITPAIKNTGQMLIDDLTKLWEKSLFTDCSLLVGDHEFRAHKAILAARSPVFRAMFEHEMQERLTNVVKIPDLDPQVFKEMMDFIYTGKAPHLNSYPMATGVLTAADRYGLEYLMVMCEHALCRILSVENAAHTLILADLHSRKNLKTQALNFIALHSSEVSETSEWKSMLESHPRLAAETFHSLDSAQRIFSLSPHSNA, encoded by the coding sequence ATGTCAGGAGAAATGGAAGCCAAGAGCTGGGACTCCACACAGAACAGTGTTCAGAAATTGtgctatgagtggaccattagcaactttTCAACTTACATGTGGGGGATTCAGAAAGAGATTACAAGCCCAGTGTTCTCATCAGAGGCCAGTGAAGAAGTGGCGTGGTGTTTGAGAGTACACACAAATggggttgatgaagaaagcaaaggtTTCCTGTCAGTTCACCTGGTGTTGATCAGCCAACCAGGAAGCCTAGTTTGGGCCAAGTTCcagttctggatcataaatttCCAAGGAGAGAAATTTCAAAGTATGAAGTGCACGAAAGCTGCCTGCTTTCTGCCAAATAAACCACTGGGATTCAAAAAGTTCCTCTCtcgagatttcctcctctcccttcagcACTGGCTTGTCCCTCAAGACCAGCTCACCCTTTGCTGCAAGGTGAACATAATAGGAGCCTTCTTTAGCATGCCTGAACAGAACATAACACCTGCAATCAAGAATACAGGGCAGATGTTGATAGATGACCTAacaaagctgtgggagaaatctcttttcacagactgctccctattGGTAGGTGAccatgaattcagggctcacaaggccatcctagcagctcgctctccagtgttcagagccatgtttgaacatgaaatgcaggagaggcTAACCAACGTTGTGAAGATCCCTGACCTGGATCCTCAGGTCTTCAAGGAGATGATGGACTTCATCTACACAGGGAAGGCACCACACCTCAACAGCTACCCTATGGCCACTGGTGTGCTGACAGCAGCTGACAGGTATGGCCTGGAGTACTTGATGGTCATGTGTGAGCatgccctctgcaggatcctctctgtggagaatgctgcacacactctcatcctggctgacctccacagcagaAAGAATCTAAAGACCCAGGCCCTGAATTTCATTGCACTTCATTCCTCTGAGGTCTCTGAGACCTCGGAGTGGAAGTCAATGTTGGAGTCACATCCCCGCTTGGCAGCTGAAACCTTCCACTCCCTGGATTCTGCacagagaatattttctttgagcCCTCACTCAAACGCCTAA